The Microbacterium sp. Nx66 genome contains a region encoding:
- the pheA gene encoding prephenate dehydratase, whose translation MRDRDESPRDRLNAVTARRTYSYLGPAGTFTEAALDQVAEARGQDWRPVHNVGEALADVLEGRSDAAMIAIENSIEGGVSTTQDALATLPGLRIIGEYLVRVNFVLVAPRGTTLDQVEVIAAHPVAYAQCHGWLGEHLPTHSHVPAASNVASAIGVLDGSSPAQAAIAAPGIVQHYDVDVLAEGIGDNAAAVTRFVLVTRTTRSPAPTGADKTSLIVELPHDHPGSLLEMLEQFSTRGINLSLIESRPIGDELGRYRFVIDADGHIEHERMADALLGIRRFSPRVVFLGSYPRADRQIVQYPDRYSDEVFIEARDWLRGILSGEPEA comes from the coding sequence ATGCGGGATCGCGATGAGTCACCGAGGGATAGGCTGAACGCCGTGACTGCACGCCGCACCTACAGCTATCTCGGACCAGCCGGAACCTTCACGGAGGCGGCGCTCGACCAGGTGGCCGAGGCCAGGGGGCAGGACTGGCGGCCGGTGCACAACGTGGGTGAGGCGCTCGCGGATGTGCTCGAAGGACGCAGCGACGCGGCCATGATCGCGATCGAGAACTCCATCGAGGGCGGTGTGTCCACCACGCAGGATGCGCTGGCGACTCTGCCGGGGCTCCGGATCATCGGCGAGTACCTCGTGCGGGTGAACTTCGTCCTCGTCGCACCGCGCGGCACCACTCTCGACCAGGTCGAGGTCATCGCCGCGCACCCTGTCGCCTACGCGCAGTGCCACGGCTGGCTCGGCGAACACCTCCCGACCCACTCGCACGTGCCGGCGGCGAGCAACGTCGCCTCGGCCATCGGTGTCCTCGACGGCAGCTCGCCCGCGCAGGCCGCGATCGCCGCCCCGGGCATCGTGCAGCACTATGACGTGGACGTCCTCGCCGAGGGCATCGGCGACAACGCGGCGGCCGTGACCCGGTTCGTCCTCGTCACGCGGACCACGCGTTCGCCCGCGCCGACCGGTGCCGACAAGACCTCGTTGATCGTGGAGCTCCCGCACGACCACCCTGGTTCGCTCCTCGAGATGCTGGAGCAGTTCTCGACGCGCGGCATCAACCTCTCGCTCATCGAGTCCCGGCCCATCGGCGACGAGCTCGGCCGGTACCGGTTCGTGATCGACGCGGACGGCCACATCGAGCACGAGCGGATGGCCGACGCCCTGCTCGGGATCCGCCGCTTCAGCCCCCGCGTGGTGTTCCTCGGGTCCTATCCCCGTGCCGATCGGCAGATCGTGCAGTACCCCGACCGCTACTCGGACGAGGTCTTCATCGAGGCCCGCGACTGGCTCCGCGGCATCCTCTCCGGCGAACCCGAGGCCTGA
- a CDS encoding LacI family DNA-binding transcriptional regulator, with translation MTPSATPAEPPAARRPRHARGPAPTLHDVALEAGVSLATASRVLNGSERKVAAPFRERVEAAAEALGYTANVSAQATARGRSPVIALLVADIADPYFGLIASGVARGADEQGLVVTVAITERDPAREARIVRALRGQRPQGLILAASRTQEEGQAETARELAEFTRLGGRVVAFGADGDGDRRVEIDNRAGAAALGRRMAELGYRSAVLVGAAEGVRTSDDRLAGFRAGFAEGGGEVAQTVRGDFRRESGATAMADALAAGVPEGTVVFGISDVVAIGAMAAIRAAGREVGADIAVCGFDDVPSSRDVTPALTTVCVPLSDAGYQAFRAIVDEDWQQPTLPLEVVVRASTPGLRA, from the coding sequence ATGACCCCGTCCGCCACACCGGCAGAGCCGCCGGCCGCGCGTCGCCCCCGTCACGCCAGGGGACCGGCGCCCACGCTGCATGACGTCGCGCTCGAGGCCGGGGTCTCGCTGGCGACCGCCTCTCGCGTGCTGAACGGTTCCGAGCGCAAGGTCGCGGCGCCCTTCCGGGAACGCGTGGAGGCCGCCGCCGAGGCCCTCGGCTACACCGCCAACGTCTCCGCGCAGGCGACCGCCCGCGGACGCTCGCCGGTGATCGCGCTCCTCGTCGCGGACATCGCCGACCCCTACTTCGGACTCATCGCATCGGGCGTCGCGCGGGGTGCCGACGAGCAGGGTCTCGTCGTGACCGTGGCCATCACCGAGCGCGACCCGGCGCGGGAGGCGCGGATCGTCCGTGCGCTGCGCGGACAGCGACCGCAGGGGCTCATCCTCGCCGCCTCGCGCACGCAGGAGGAGGGGCAGGCGGAGACCGCCCGCGAGCTCGCCGAGTTCACCCGCCTCGGGGGCCGTGTCGTCGCGTTCGGCGCGGACGGCGACGGCGACCGCCGGGTGGAGATCGACAACCGGGCCGGGGCCGCCGCGCTCGGCCGTCGGATGGCGGAACTCGGGTATCGCTCGGCGGTGCTCGTCGGGGCGGCGGAGGGCGTGCGCACCTCGGACGACCGGCTGGCGGGCTTCCGCGCCGGGTTCGCGGAGGGCGGCGGCGAGGTCGCGCAGACCGTCCGCGGAGACTTCCGCCGCGAGTCGGGGGCGACGGCGATGGCCGACGCCCTGGCAGCCGGAGTCCCCGAGGGTACCGTCGTGTTCGGCATCAGCGACGTGGTGGCCATCGGGGCGATGGCGGCCATCCGCGCGGCGGGCCGGGAGGTCGGCGCGGACATCGCCGTCTGCGGTTTCGACGACGTGCCCTCGAGTCGCGATGTGACACCGGCCCTCACCACGGTCTGCGTGCCGCTGAGCGATGCCGGGTATCAGGCCTTCCGCGCGATCGTCGACGAGGACTGGCAGCAGCCGACGCTCCCGCTCGAGGTGGTCGTGCGCGCGAGCACCCCGGGGCTCCGGGCATGA
- a CDS encoding ABC transporter permease translates to MSSAPSATMTLAIAADRPEPPGIVRWWSRHWHPLVFVLAVLALWWVSTSLGWVPAFIIPSPADTWAAFTDNAAYLAQNTWVTTYETVIGFVIAVVVGVLVAVLMVYSRGLEQTLYPVILFAQVIPKIAIAPLFVVWLGFGAEPKILVAVLMAFFPVVISGLAGLRTVDPEILQLASTMGASRFKTFLKVRLPAALPELLSGLKVAATLAVTGAVVGEFVGANEGLGYVILQANGNLDTAMLFAALIIMSLLGVILFGIIQIAERFLIPWHASKRDVAAATVRL, encoded by the coding sequence ATGTCGTCTGCCCCCTCCGCGACCATGACCCTGGCGATCGCCGCCGACCGCCCCGAGCCTCCGGGCATCGTCCGCTGGTGGAGCCGTCACTGGCACCCGCTCGTCTTCGTGCTCGCGGTGCTCGCCCTCTGGTGGGTCTCCACGAGCCTCGGGTGGGTGCCCGCGTTCATCATCCCGTCGCCCGCCGACACCTGGGCGGCCTTCACCGACAACGCCGCCTACCTCGCGCAGAACACCTGGGTCACCACCTACGAGACCGTGATCGGTTTCGTCATCGCGGTCGTCGTCGGCGTCCTCGTCGCCGTGCTCATGGTGTACTCGCGGGGTCTGGAGCAGACGCTCTACCCGGTCATCCTCTTCGCCCAGGTCATCCCGAAGATCGCGATCGCTCCGCTGTTCGTGGTCTGGCTCGGGTTCGGCGCGGAGCCGAAGATCCTCGTGGCCGTGCTCATGGCGTTCTTCCCGGTCGTCATCTCGGGCCTCGCGGGCCTGCGCACCGTCGACCCGGAGATCCTCCAGCTCGCGTCGACCATGGGAGCGAGCCGCTTCAAGACCTTCCTCAAGGTGCGGCTGCCCGCGGCGCTGCCCGAGCTCCTCTCCGGTCTCAAGGTCGCCGCGACGCTCGCGGTCACCGGTGCCGTCGTCGGCGAGTTCGTCGGCGCGAACGAGGGCCTCGGCTACGTGATCCTGCAGGCCAACGGCAACCTCGACACCGCCATGCTCTTCGCCGCGCTCATCATCATGTCGCTGCTCGGCGTCATCCTCTTCGGCATCATCCAGATCGCCGAACGCTTCCTCATCCCGTGGCACGCCTCCAAGCGCGACGTCGCCGCGGCCACCGTCCGACTCTGA
- a CDS encoding sugar phosphate isomerase/epimerase family protein produces the protein MTAPRSLAAERESRTPGVGTVPHPRLSINQATVKHADLATALRVTAAAGVEAIGLWREPVQAVGLDVAARMLADSGLRFTTHCRGGFFTLPAGPERDAALDDNRRAIEEAATLAAAGAEGSTAVLVLVAGGLPEGSRDLVGARERVRDAIGALADDARAAGVTLAIEPLHPMYASDRAVVSTLGQALDIAADFDPAVVGAAVDTFHIWWDPQVLDQIARAGREGRIATYQVCDWKTPLAADPLLSRHYPGDGVIDFVTLTRAVQDTGYDRDIEVEIFHADVWADDPARVVRRTAEAFATAVAPHL, from the coding sequence ATGACCGCCCCCCGGAGCCTGGCGGCGGAGCGCGAGTCCCGGACACCCGGCGTCGGGACCGTGCCGCATCCGCGGCTCTCGATCAACCAGGCCACCGTGAAGCACGCGGACCTCGCCACGGCCCTGCGCGTCACGGCGGCGGCGGGGGTCGAGGCCATCGGTTTGTGGCGGGAGCCCGTGCAGGCGGTGGGGCTCGATGTCGCCGCCCGTATGCTCGCCGACTCCGGCCTGCGCTTCACGACGCACTGCCGCGGGGGCTTCTTCACCCTTCCGGCCGGTCCGGAGCGTGACGCCGCGCTCGACGACAACCGCCGGGCGATCGAGGAGGCGGCCACCCTCGCGGCGGCCGGTGCGGAGGGCTCGACCGCGGTGCTCGTCCTCGTCGCCGGCGGTCTGCCCGAGGGGTCGCGTGACCTCGTCGGGGCGCGCGAGCGCGTCCGCGACGCCATCGGCGCCCTGGCGGACGACGCCCGGGCCGCCGGGGTCACCCTCGCGATCGAGCCGCTGCATCCGATGTACGCCTCCGACCGTGCCGTGGTCTCCACCCTCGGTCAGGCGCTCGACATCGCCGCGGACTTCGACCCTGCCGTGGTCGGTGCCGCGGTCGACACGTTCCACATCTGGTGGGATCCGCAGGTGCTCGACCAGATCGCCAGGGCCGGACGGGAGGGGCGCATCGCCACGTACCAGGTGTGCGACTGGAAGACCCCCCTCGCCGCAGACCCCCTGCTCTCCCGGCACTATCCGGGGGACGGAGTGATCGACTTCGTCACCCTCACGCGGGCGGTGCAGGACACCGGCTACGACCGCGACATCGAGGTGGAGATCTTCCATGCCGACGTCTGGGCCGACGACCCGGCCCGTGTGGTCCGGCGCACGGCCGAGGCCTTCGCGACGGCGGTCGCCCCCCACTTGTGA
- a CDS encoding glycerate kinase — protein MTRVVIAPDSFKGTITAAEAAAALADGWREVEPAADIVLRPMADGGEGTVAAFATAVPDAQRMPVTVDGPAGAPVETSWLLLPSTTDAPGGTGVVDIASTSGIELLDGLRPWDADTTGFGQAIAAALDHGVSRLILGIGSSASTDGGTGMLAALGARFLDGDGRPVARGARGLADIATADLGALRTAPDVRVLTDVTNPLTGSRGAAAVFGPQKGLTEPGDIARVDDALAGLAALLPVDPQLPGTGAAGGTGAALVRWGGILAPGAAEVAALVDLAGAVRGAEAVITGEGSYDGQSGDGKVPSFLAALAVEVGARPLLAAGRIAEDADAGLFTRAVSLTALAGSSAAAVADPARWLRVAGAELARSR, from the coding sequence ATGACCCGCGTCGTCATCGCTCCGGACAGTTTCAAGGGCACGATCACGGCGGCGGAGGCCGCGGCAGCGCTCGCCGACGGCTGGCGGGAGGTCGAGCCGGCGGCGGACATCGTCCTCCGCCCGATGGCCGACGGCGGGGAGGGGACCGTCGCGGCGTTCGCGACGGCCGTACCGGATGCACAGCGCATGCCGGTCACCGTCGACGGCCCGGCGGGCGCTCCCGTCGAGACGTCCTGGCTGCTCCTGCCGAGCACGACCGATGCTCCCGGCGGCACGGGCGTCGTCGACATCGCCTCGACCTCGGGCATCGAGCTCCTCGACGGCCTGCGGCCCTGGGATGCCGATACGACCGGCTTCGGGCAGGCGATCGCCGCCGCCCTCGATCACGGCGTCTCGCGACTGATCCTCGGCATCGGCTCCAGCGCCTCGACCGACGGCGGCACCGGCATGCTCGCCGCCCTCGGCGCGCGCTTCCTCGACGGGGACGGTCGGCCGGTCGCGAGGGGAGCCCGGGGTCTGGCGGACATCGCCACGGCGGATCTCGGCGCGCTGCGCACCGCGCCGGATGTCCGCGTGCTGACCGATGTCACGAATCCGCTCACCGGATCTCGCGGCGCGGCGGCGGTGTTCGGTCCGCAGAAGGGGCTCACGGAGCCCGGCGACATCGCCCGGGTCGACGACGCGCTCGCCGGTCTCGCCGCCCTCCTTCCCGTCGATCCGCAGCTCCCCGGCACGGGTGCCGCCGGCGGTACGGGGGCGGCGCTCGTGCGCTGGGGCGGGATCCTCGCCCCGGGGGCGGCCGAGGTGGCCGCGCTCGTCGATCTGGCCGGGGCCGTCCGTGGCGCCGAGGCCGTGATCACCGGCGAGGGGTCGTACGACGGACAGTCGGGTGACGGGAAGGTGCCGTCCTTCCTCGCCGCGCTCGCCGTCGAGGTGGGGGCGCGTCCTCTGCTCGCCGCGGGTCGGATCGCGGAAGATGCCGACGCCGGCCTGTTCACGCGGGCCGTGTCGCTGACCGCGTTGGCGGGGTCGTCCGCCGCCGCCGTGGCCGACCCTGCGCGCTGGCTCCGGGTCGCGGGCGCGGAGCTGGCCCGGTCGCGGTGA
- a CDS encoding ABC transporter substrate-binding protein yields the protein MKKSGTILSSIALASAAVLALSGCGGSTTPASSGDGDGGELTPVTLMLNWYPYGEHAAFYYGVDQGIFEEHGIDLTIKAGQGSTKTAQAVGQGQVDFGWADTPAVLANIDKGVGIKSVGVFLQTTPSAVQVFADSGISSPEDLKGKTIAVSAGDAPTTTFPMYLEAVGLEEGDVTQQNLDAAGKIAAMLSGKVDGLIGFAHDQGPTIADKSGKDVEYLRYSDAGLNFFSNGLIAPTDTIENDPELVEALVAATSEAFEAAQEDPEAAVAAMEGKDPQMPSQEVLLHQWEETIELLHTDATEGEAPGANATEDWESTLEVLSEAGLISGDGDVDTYFDDAFTPGK from the coding sequence ATGAAGAAGTCAGGCACCATCCTCAGCTCGATCGCCCTCGCGTCCGCCGCGGTGCTCGCCCTCTCCGGCTGCGGAGGATCGACGACCCCGGCGAGCTCCGGCGACGGTGACGGCGGGGAGCTCACGCCCGTCACCCTCATGCTCAACTGGTACCCGTACGGCGAGCACGCGGCGTTCTACTACGGCGTCGACCAGGGCATCTTCGAGGAGCACGGCATCGATCTCACGATCAAGGCCGGCCAGGGCTCGACGAAGACCGCGCAGGCCGTCGGGCAGGGGCAGGTCGACTTCGGCTGGGCGGACACCCCCGCCGTCCTCGCGAACATCGACAAGGGCGTCGGCATCAAGAGCGTCGGCGTCTTCCTGCAGACCACGCCGTCGGCCGTGCAGGTCTTCGCCGACTCCGGCATCTCCAGCCCCGAAGACCTCAAGGGCAAGACCATCGCGGTCTCTGCGGGCGACGCCCCGACCACGACCTTCCCGATGTACCTCGAGGCCGTGGGCCTGGAGGAGGGCGATGTGACGCAGCAGAACCTCGACGCCGCGGGGAAGATCGCCGCCATGCTGTCCGGGAAGGTCGACGGTCTCATCGGCTTCGCACACGACCAGGGTCCGACCATCGCCGACAAGAGCGGCAAGGACGTCGAGTACCTGCGCTACTCCGACGCCGGCCTGAACTTCTTCAGCAACGGCCTCATCGCGCCGACCGACACCATCGAGAACGACCCGGAGCTCGTCGAGGCCCTCGTCGCCGCGACCTCGGAGGCTTTCGAGGCCGCGCAGGAGGACCCCGAGGCCGCGGTGGCCGCGATGGAGGGCAAGGACCCGCAGATGCCGTCGCAGGAGGTCCTGCTGCACCAGTGGGAGGAGACCATCGAGCTGCTCCACACCGACGCCACCGAGGGTGAGGCTCCCGGCGCGAACGCGACCGAGGACTGGGAGTCCACGCTGGAGGTGCTGTCCGAGGCCGGGCTCATCTCGGGCGACGGCGACGTGGACACCTACTTCGACGACGCCTTCACCCCCGGGAAGTGA
- a CDS encoding sugar phosphate isomerase/epimerase family protein — MTGIRAGLCSVTFRALPPERIVALAAAAGLDVIEWGGDVHVPPGEVGHAAEVARMTTDAGLAVASYGSYFRAGSEESLTAVLDSAAALGADRMRVWAGSHGSAEVSAQERARVVTRLRAAAVEAAARGIGLALEFHGGTLADTAPATLALLHEVDHPMLSTYWQPTVGAAVPAVLEEFRRLSPHVSAAHVFSWWPRTERHPLRSRSALWTRFFAEAAATPHPPRDALLEFVPDDAPELLAGEAAALLGFLGRRP, encoded by the coding sequence ATGACGGGGATCCGTGCGGGACTGTGCTCGGTGACGTTCCGTGCCCTGCCGCCGGAGAGGATCGTCGCGCTCGCGGCCGCCGCAGGTCTCGACGTGATCGAGTGGGGCGGGGACGTGCATGTGCCACCGGGGGAGGTCGGACACGCGGCGGAGGTCGCGCGGATGACCACGGATGCCGGGCTCGCCGTCGCGTCCTACGGGTCGTACTTCCGCGCCGGATCGGAGGAGTCGCTGACCGCGGTCCTCGACAGCGCCGCGGCCCTCGGAGCCGACCGCATGCGGGTGTGGGCAGGGAGTCACGGCTCGGCGGAGGTGTCCGCGCAGGAGCGTGCCCGCGTCGTGACGCGGCTTCGCGCGGCGGCGGTCGAGGCGGCTGCCCGCGGCATCGGGCTCGCCCTGGAGTTCCACGGCGGCACGCTCGCCGACACCGCCCCGGCCACCCTCGCGCTCCTGCACGAGGTCGACCACCCGATGCTGTCGACGTACTGGCAGCCCACGGTCGGCGCCGCCGTCCCCGCGGTGCTCGAGGAGTTCCGTCGGCTCAGCCCCCATGTCTCCGCCGCTCATGTCTTCTCCTGGTGGCCGCGCACCGAACGGCACCCGCTGCGCTCGAGGTCCGCGCTCTGGACACGGTTCTTCGCGGAAGCGGCCGCCACCCCGCACCCGCCGCGTGACGCCCTGTTGGAGTTCGTGCCCGACGACGCCCCCGAGCTCCTCGCCGGTGAGGCCGCCGCCCTGCTCGGTTTCCTCGGACGGCGGCCGTGA
- a CDS encoding ABC transporter ATP-binding protein codes for MDTHVQQERGPATTSTAPALEVSDLAITFASKRRQVTALEGVDLRVEEGEFLSIAGPSGCGKSTLLKAVAGLTAPSRGSIRLRGDEVRGPRQDIGYVFQRAALLEWRSVRGNILLQAEMRGMDMRKAQARADELIEMTGLTGFEKSLPHELSGGMQQRVSLCRALLHEPRVLLMDEPFGALDALTRERMNVELNRIWSATGTTVLLVTHSVAEAVYLASRVIVMGPRPGRILEEHRVDLPARRGYADVLETEEFHRVSSRVRELLGSSTDAD; via the coding sequence ATGGACACTCACGTTCAGCAGGAGCGCGGACCCGCGACCACGAGCACCGCTCCGGCGCTCGAGGTCTCGGATCTCGCGATCACCTTCGCCTCCAAGCGGCGCCAGGTCACGGCTCTCGAGGGCGTCGACCTGCGCGTCGAGGAGGGGGAGTTCCTCTCCATCGCCGGGCCCTCCGGCTGCGGCAAGTCGACCCTCCTGAAGGCCGTCGCCGGACTCACCGCGCCGAGCCGGGGCAGCATCCGCCTGCGCGGCGACGAGGTCCGGGGTCCGCGGCAGGACATCGGCTACGTGTTCCAGCGGGCGGCGCTCCTGGAATGGCGCAGCGTTCGCGGCAACATCCTCCTGCAGGCCGAGATGCGCGGGATGGACATGCGCAAGGCCCAGGCCCGTGCCGACGAGCTCATCGAGATGACCGGCCTCACCGGCTTCGAGAAGTCGCTGCCGCACGAGCTCTCCGGCGGCATGCAGCAGCGGGTGTCGCTGTGTCGGGCGCTGCTGCACGAGCCGCGGGTGCTGCTCATGGACGAGCCGTTCGGTGCCCTCGACGCCCTCACGCGCGAGCGCATGAACGTCGAGCTCAACCGGATCTGGAGCGCCACCGGCACGACCGTGCTGCTCGTGACCCACTCGGTCGCGGAGGCCGTCTACCTCGCCAGCCGCGTCATCGTGATGGGTCCGCGCCCCGGACGGATCCTGGAGGAGCACCGCGTCGACCTCCCGGCCCGCCGCGGCTACGCCGACGTTCTGGAGACGGAGGAGTTCCACCGCGTCTCCAGCCGCGTCCGCGAGCTCCTCGGCTCCTCCACCGACGCCGACTGA
- the pgm gene encoding phosphoglucomutase (alpha-D-glucose-1,6-bisphosphate-dependent): MSSRAGLPAEESDLIDVDELIAAYYDRVPNPDVPSERVVFGTSGHRGSSLTKSFNENHILATTQAIVDYRAAQGITGPLFLGRDTHALSLPAERSAIEVLLANGVDVRVDARDSWVPTPALSHAILTYNRDRAADDPGRADGIVVTPSHNPPRDGGFKYNPPHGGPADTDATGWIADRANQLIAGGLAEVRRERFADVDWDAITGYDFRDAYVRDLPSIIDIEAIRRAGVRIGADPLGGASVEYWSLIAEMHDIDLTVVNPEVDPTWRFMTLDWDEKIRMDPSSPSAMASLVAKKGDYDILTGNDADADRHGIVTPDAGLMNPNHFLAVAIDYLFSHREHWPREAAVGKTLVSSMIIDRVAESLGRRLLEVPVGFKWFVPGLLDGSVAFGGEESAGASFLRHDGSVWSTDKDGILLCLLAAEILAVTGKTPSQRYAELEDAFGSSAYQRVDAPATPEQKATLGKLTPESVTATTLAGEDIIAKLSHAPGNGAAIGGLKVQTPHAWFAARPSGTEDVYKLYAESLRGPEHLAEVQAEARAVVSAALGD; this comes from the coding sequence ATGAGCAGCCGTGCCGGCCTCCCCGCGGAGGAAAGTGACCTGATCGACGTCGACGAGCTGATCGCCGCCTACTACGACCGCGTGCCGAACCCGGACGTCCCGAGCGAACGGGTCGTGTTCGGCACCAGCGGCCACCGCGGCTCGTCGCTCACCAAGAGCTTCAACGAGAACCACATCCTCGCCACGACCCAGGCGATCGTCGACTACCGTGCGGCGCAGGGCATCACCGGCCCCCTCTTCCTGGGGCGCGACACCCACGCCCTCTCCCTCCCCGCAGAGCGGAGCGCCATCGAGGTCCTGCTCGCGAACGGAGTGGACGTGCGCGTCGACGCCCGGGACTCCTGGGTGCCGACCCCGGCGCTGAGTCATGCGATCCTCACGTACAACCGCGACCGCGCCGCCGACGACCCGGGGCGCGCGGACGGCATCGTCGTGACCCCCTCGCACAACCCGCCCCGCGACGGCGGCTTCAAGTACAACCCGCCCCACGGCGGTCCCGCCGACACGGATGCGACCGGCTGGATCGCCGACCGCGCCAACCAGCTCATCGCGGGCGGCCTGGCCGAGGTGCGCCGCGAGCGCTTCGCCGACGTGGACTGGGACGCCATCACCGGATACGACTTCCGCGACGCCTACGTGCGCGACCTCCCGTCGATCATCGACATCGAGGCGATCCGCCGCGCCGGCGTACGTATCGGCGCGGACCCGCTGGGCGGCGCCTCGGTGGAGTACTGGTCGCTGATCGCCGAGATGCACGACATCGACCTCACGGTCGTCAATCCCGAGGTCGACCCCACGTGGCGCTTCATGACCCTCGACTGGGACGAGAAGATCCGGATGGACCCGTCGTCTCCGTCGGCCATGGCGTCGCTCGTCGCGAAGAAGGGCGACTACGACATCCTCACCGGGAACGACGCCGACGCGGACCGGCACGGCATCGTCACCCCCGACGCCGGGCTCATGAACCCGAACCACTTCCTCGCCGTCGCCATCGACTACCTCTTCTCGCACCGGGAGCACTGGCCGCGCGAGGCGGCGGTCGGCAAGACGCTGGTGTCGTCGATGATCATCGACCGCGTGGCCGAGTCGCTCGGGAGGCGTCTGCTGGAGGTCCCGGTCGGCTTCAAGTGGTTCGTGCCCGGGCTGCTCGACGGTTCCGTGGCGTTCGGCGGCGAGGAGTCGGCGGGGGCCTCGTTCCTGCGGCACGACGGCTCCGTATGGTCGACCGACAAGGACGGCATCCTCCTCTGCCTGCTCGCGGCCGAGATCCTCGCGGTGACCGGCAAGACCCCGTCGCAGCGCTACGCGGAGCTCGAGGACGCCTTCGGTTCGTCCGCCTACCAGCGCGTCGACGCCCCGGCCACCCCTGAGCAGAAGGCGACGCTGGGCAAGCTGACTCCGGAATCGGTGACGGCGACCACCCTCGCCGGCGAGGACATCATCGCGAAGCTCTCACACGCTCCCGGCAACGGTGCGGCGATCGGCGGCCTGAAGGTGCAGACTCCGCACGCCTGGTTCGCCGCGCGGCCGTCCGGCACCGAGGACGTCTACAAGCTCTACGCCGAGAGCCTGCGCGGCCCGGAGCACCTCGCCGAGGTGCAGGCCGAAGCCCGCGCCGTGGTGTCCGCCGCCCTCGGCGACTGA
- a CDS encoding DUF993 family protein: MTTLRLLAADGRTADTELREVAGVTRPEGPLRSRVAYAAAHVVPKVHADNTPGQPADIDWDATLAFRRNVYSWGLGVADAMDTAQRNMGLDAAAVRELIARSAEVAREEGGTVVVGVNTDHVDEERIPLDQVIAAYLEQLHFAEEQGAGPVLMASRHLARVAETADDYRRVYREVLSRASAPVVLHWLGTAFDPELAGYFAPSSPAGSGGPAWQEAAGVLLDIIGENRAAVAGVKMSLLDADSEVWVRERLPEGVRMFTGDDFHYVGLIGGDSLTGAAAPEGSASRGHSDALLGAFAALAPVASAAIQALDANDPERYLDLLGPTEELSRQVFAAPTYYYKTGVAFLSWLNGHQPAFQMVGGLHSARSLPHLSRIVELANGALALERPELARERWHGLLRLNGVDA; the protein is encoded by the coding sequence ATGACCACCCTCCGCCTGCTCGCCGCCGACGGCCGCACCGCCGACACGGAGCTCCGCGAGGTCGCCGGTGTCACGCGGCCGGAGGGCCCGCTCCGCAGCCGGGTGGCCTACGCCGCCGCGCACGTCGTCCCGAAGGTCCACGCGGACAACACCCCGGGGCAGCCGGCCGACATCGACTGGGACGCGACCCTCGCCTTCCGCCGCAACGTGTATTCGTGGGGTCTCGGCGTCGCCGACGCGATGGACACCGCGCAGCGCAACATGGGGCTGGATGCGGCGGCGGTGCGCGAGCTCATCGCCCGCAGCGCCGAGGTCGCCCGCGAGGAGGGCGGCACGGTCGTGGTCGGGGTCAACACCGATCACGTCGACGAGGAGCGCATCCCGCTCGATCAGGTGATCGCCGCCTATCTCGAGCAGCTGCACTTCGCCGAGGAGCAGGGGGCGGGGCCGGTGCTCATGGCCTCGCGCCACTTGGCTCGGGTCGCGGAGACCGCCGACGACTATCGCCGCGTCTACCGCGAGGTGCTCTCCCGCGCGTCGGCTCCCGTCGTGCTGCACTGGCTCGGCACCGCGTTCGACCCGGAGCTCGCGGGCTACTTCGCGCCCTCGTCGCCCGCCGGGAGCGGTGGTCCCGCGTGGCAGGAGGCCGCCGGGGTGCTGCTCGACATCATCGGCGAGAACCGCGCCGCTGTCGCCGGGGTGAAGATGAGCCTGCTCGACGCGGACTCCGAGGTGTGGGTGCGCGAGCGGCTGCCGGAGGGCGTGCGCATGTTCACCGGCGACGACTTCCACTACGTCGGCCTCATCGGCGGGGACAGCCTGACCGGGGCTGCCGCGCCCGAGGGGTCCGCGTCGCGCGGCCACTCGGATGCGCTGCTCGGCGCGTTCGCCGCGCTCGCCCCGGTGGCCTCCGCCGCGATCCAGGCCCTCGACGCGAACGACCCGGAGCGGTACCTCGACCTCCTTGGCCCGACGGAGGAGCTGAGTCGGCAGGTGTTCGCGGCACCGACCTACTACTACAAGACCGGGGTCGCCTTCCTGTCCTGGCTCAACGGCCATCAGCCCGCGTTCCAGATGGTCGGGGGGCTGCATTCCGCACGGAGCCTGCCGCACCTCAGCCGCATCGTCGAGCTGGCGAACGGGGCGCTCGCCCTGGAGCGGCCGGAGCTCGCCCGGGAGCGATGGCACGGCCTGCTCCGGCTGAACGGGGTGGACGCATGA